TATCTCAATCTCAATTCCGCAGAAGAACAAATTTTCCAAGAGCAATTAAATACAATAGAATTAGAACAGAGGGAACAAATTATGCAAATTACTACTAGTTGGCAACTCAAAGGACGAATCGAAGGACAGGTCAATACTGTAATGCGTCAACTCAATCGAAAATTAGGTA
This window of the Myxosarcina sp. GI1 genome carries:
- a CDS encoding DUF4351 domain-containing protein, which translates into the protein MRFISGFIDTYLNLNSAEEQIFQEQLNTIELEQREQIMQITTSWQLKGRIEGQVNTVMRQLNRKLGNLPEEDVSAIQSLEPSQLELLAEELLDFQSLDDLNQWLNEQ